A stretch of Bradyrhizobium sp. AZCC 2262 DNA encodes these proteins:
- a CDS encoding 2-hydroxychromene-2-carboxylate isomerase, whose amino-acid sequence MPRQVDYYFSLQSPWAYIGHQSFRRLVSTYDLTVNHRPVVLVDLFSETGGLPLMKRHPVRQRYRMVELQRWRDKRGLKFHLQPANWPFNARLADGVVIAALEAGHDPDRYLRRAFAAVWEDQLNLADPATIAKLADDSGLPGKQLVERSGSEEISAAYEQNRQDALGADVFGSPVYVLEGEVFWGQDRLELLEDALKSGRAPYSSVV is encoded by the coding sequence ATGCCGCGTCAGGTCGATTACTATTTCTCGCTCCAATCGCCCTGGGCCTATATCGGGCATCAGTCCTTTCGCCGTCTGGTAAGTACCTATGATCTCACGGTAAATCACAGGCCGGTGGTGCTGGTCGATCTGTTTTCGGAGACCGGCGGCCTGCCCTTGATGAAGCGCCATCCGGTACGGCAGCGCTATCGGATGGTCGAACTGCAACGCTGGCGCGACAAGCGCGGACTGAAATTTCATCTGCAGCCGGCGAACTGGCCATTCAACGCCCGCCTGGCCGATGGCGTCGTGATCGCAGCGCTCGAGGCCGGCCACGATCCCGATCGCTATTTGCGCCGCGCCTTCGCCGCCGTCTGGGAAGATCAGCTCAATCTCGCCGATCCCGCAACGATCGCGAAACTCGCCGACGATTCGGGGCTGCCCGGCAAGCAATTGGTGGAGCGTTCCGGCTCGGAGGAAATCAGCGCGGCGTATGAGCAGAACCGGCAGGACGCGCTGGGGGCCGATGTGTTCGGCTCGCCGGTCTATGTGCTGGAGGGCGAGGTGTTCTGGGGACAGGACCGCCTCGAATTGCTGGAAGATGCGTTGAAGTCCGGCCGCGCGCCCTATAGCTCAGTAGTATAG
- a CDS encoding F0F1 ATP synthase subunit A, producing MKIDPIHQFNIEPLFTIGHIGNHTIAFTNSSLYMFIAVAVISLLMIGGMARGQLVPGRLQSIAEISYEFVATTIRSTAGTEGMKFFPLIFSLFMFICISNLIGIIPYTFTVSSHIIVTAALALLVFFTVLIYGVYKNGLKFFSIFVPSGVPGYILPLVMFIEILSFFLRPVSHSVRLFANMLAGHIALKVFAGFVAMLGVSLGALGWAGGMLPLALTVALTALELLVAFLQAYVFAILTCIYLNDAIHPGH from the coding sequence ATGAAAATCGACCCGATCCACCAGTTCAATATCGAACCCCTCTTCACGATCGGCCATATCGGCAACCACACGATCGCCTTCACCAACTCGTCGCTCTACATGTTCATCGCGGTGGCGGTGATCTCGCTGCTGATGATCGGCGGCATGGCAAGAGGGCAACTGGTTCCCGGGCGGCTGCAGTCGATCGCGGAAATCTCTTACGAGTTCGTCGCCACGACGATCCGCTCTACCGCCGGCACGGAAGGCATGAAGTTCTTCCCGCTGATCTTCTCGCTGTTCATGTTCATCTGCATCTCGAACCTGATCGGCATCATCCCCTACACGTTCACGGTTTCGAGCCACATCATCGTCACCGCGGCGCTGGCGCTCCTGGTGTTCTTCACCGTGCTGATCTACGGCGTCTACAAGAACGGCCTGAAGTTCTTCTCGATCTTCGTACCGTCGGGCGTCCCAGGCTACATCCTGCCGCTGGTCATGTTCATCGAAATCCTGTCGTTCTTCCTGCGGCCGGTCTCGCACAGCGTGCGTCTGTTCGCCAACATGCTGGCCGGCCACATCGCGCTGAAGGTGTTCGCGGGCTTTGTCGCCATGCTCGGCGTCTCGCTCGGCGCACTCGGCTGGGCCGGCGGCATGCTGCCGCTGGCGCTCACGGTGGCGCTGACCGCGCTCGAACTCTTGGTCGCGTTCCTGCAGGCCTACGTGTTCGCGATCCTCACCTGCATCTACCTCAACGACGCCATTCATCCGGGACACTAA
- a CDS encoding AtpZ/AtpI family protein, producing the protein MAEDKNDNVSGNRDQPSSDEAALSARLGSLDHRLSEIRDSRKIRTDQPGTESGDRAARTSAMALGFRLSSELVAGVVVGAAIGWGFDRLLSTSPFGFIVFLLLGFVAGVVNVVRTAGAGPGRR; encoded by the coding sequence ATGGCCGAAGACAAAAACGACAACGTAAGTGGCAATCGCGATCAGCCGTCTTCCGACGAAGCTGCGCTTTCCGCAAGGCTCGGAAGTCTGGATCACCGGTTGTCCGAAATTCGTGACAGCCGCAAAATCAGGACTGATCAACCCGGAACTGAAAGCGGAGACAGAGCTGCCAGAACTTCTGCCATGGCGCTTGGTTTCCGGCTTTCCTCGGAATTGGTCGCGGGTGTTGTCGTCGGAGCGGCGATTGGCTGGGGGTTCGACCGTTTATTGTCGACATCGCCGTTCGGTTTCATCGTGTTTCTTCTGCTCGGCTTCGTCGCCGGCGTGGTCAACGTGGTGAGAACTGCAGGCGCAGGTCCAGGCAGGCGCTGA
- a CDS encoding F0F1 ATP synthase subunit B family protein produces MAEKSHGTGAHTEADGGHGGGFPPFESSTFASQLVSLVIAFVALYVIVSRIALPRVESVIDARQNAIEGDLAAAQKLKDESDAALKAYETELASARSRAQAIGNETREKLNAASEAERKKLEDQLTTRLAAAEKQIAATRQTAMSNVRGIAADAAGAIVQRLTGVLPDGKTVSSAVDATLKG; encoded by the coding sequence GTGGCTGAGAAAAGTCATGGTACCGGCGCCCACACCGAAGCAGACGGCGGACACGGCGGAGGATTTCCTCCGTTCGAGTCCAGCACGTTTGCTTCGCAGCTGGTGTCGCTCGTCATCGCGTTCGTCGCGCTCTATGTGATCGTATCCCGCATTGCGCTGCCGCGCGTCGAAAGCGTGATCGACGCACGTCAGAACGCGATCGAGGGCGATCTGGCCGCGGCGCAGAAGCTGAAGGACGAGTCCGACGCTGCGCTGAAGGCTTATGAGACCGAACTCGCTTCGGCGCGTTCCCGCGCGCAGGCGATCGGCAACGAGACCCGCGAGAAGCTGAACGCGGCCTCGGAAGCCGAGCGCAAGAAGCTGGAAGATCAGCTGACCACGCGGCTTGCCGCCGCCGAGAAGCAGATCGCGGCGACCCGGCAGACCGCGATGAGCAATGTCCGCGGCATCGCCGCGGATGCAGCCGGCGCGATCGTGCAACGCCTCACCGGCGTGCTGCCCGACGGCAAAACCGTCAGCAGCGCCGTCGATGCCACGTTGAAGGGATAG
- a CDS encoding F0F1 ATP synthase subunit C: MEPAAAKLIGAGIACIGMGGAGVGVGIIFGNYLAAAVRNPSAAQGQFGNLIFGFAVTEALGIFSLLIALLLLFVPL; this comes from the coding sequence ATGGAACCGGCAGCAGCAAAACTTATCGGCGCGGGCATCGCATGCATCGGCATGGGCGGCGCGGGCGTCGGCGTGGGCATCATCTTCGGCAACTACCTCGCCGCAGCGGTGCGCAATCCTTCGGCAGCCCAGGGCCAGTTCGGTAACCTGATCTTCGGCTTCGCCGTGACCGAAGCGCTCGGCATCTTCTCGCTGCTGATCGCGCTGCTGCTGCTGTTCGTTCCGCTCTGA
- a CDS encoding F0F1 ATP synthase subunit B family protein, producing MFTQPETWVAIAFVILLVLFAYLGIHKTVLTALDHRAQRIRAELDDAKRLKEEAAKLLGEYQARRASAEREAGEIVANAKAEAERIAVEAKAKMEDFVARRTKTAEGKIALAEAQALADVRAAAANAAVEAASTILSQSVKGSVADDLLAKGIDEVRAKLN from the coding sequence ATGTTCACCCAACCGGAAACCTGGGTCGCGATCGCCTTCGTCATCCTCCTGGTGCTGTTTGCCTATCTCGGCATTCACAAGACGGTGCTGACGGCGCTCGATCATCGCGCCCAGCGCATCAGGGCCGAACTCGACGACGCCAAACGTCTCAAGGAGGAGGCCGCCAAGCTGCTTGGCGAATACCAGGCCCGGCGCGCCAGCGCCGAGCGCGAGGCCGGGGAAATCGTCGCCAACGCCAAGGCCGAGGCCGAGCGCATCGCGGTCGAGGCCAAGGCCAAGATGGAAGACTTCGTCGCCCGCCGCACCAAGACCGCGGAGGGCAAGATCGCGCTGGCCGAAGCCCAGGCGCTGGCCGATGTCCGTGCCGCCGCCGCCAACGCCGCGGTCGAAGCCGCCTCGACCATCCTGTCGCAGTCGGTCAAGGGCTCGGTCGCCGACGACCTGCTCGCCAAGGGCATTGACGAGGTTCGCGCCAAGCTGAACTGA